The Solanum lycopersicum chromosome 2, SLM_r2.1 DNA window ttaaatttgaaatatagaAAGTGTATTTAAAACTGAgtcatattacaaaaaaaaaagtaattgaattaattatatatacataaagaatTTGACAATAAAGCAAATAgattatgctttttttttttccaggaaattatgattttgtttgtgctcttaaaaaaatattttacattaatgaagttccaatagatacataaaataaatatttttgttgtttcattCATAGGATGAATTTAACCaattaaatacttaaatataattatttattttcaccataatctatcttttttttatatatatataagcagagttaaaaaaaaggacaagaagaagaagtgaaatgacaaaaataaaaagaattgaagaagTAATAAAGCATGAGACCCACAAAATTAatcttatcaaaataaattaatgcgcatgctattttgaaaatatcaaaaaattaattttattttaaaggaaaaggTTATAATGATCTTTTTTACTATTCTGACCAAATTATGACTAGCACTTCTCAATGTTTAAATAGtagatcaaaattttaataaaacgTATTACGttatatgttaaaatttttgactcatatatattaaagaaaagGGCTATTCataacttctttttttgaaCTCCAGTTTTGCAAATAAGTTTTTACACCTCAGCCAGGATTTAATACTTTCAAATGGTTCTTTTaggtcaaatatatattttttgcttttactttcttaagaaaatcaagaacaaATAAAGAACATTAAGAGTTTCTAAATTGCAAAGTTGTTCAATTCTGTACAAAAAATATGCCACAAATTTTAAGATTAATTTCCCTCATatactaaaatttaatatcttttGAGCTTGAATTCAACTTAACTCCACAAGATTCGCTTGAAATTTCTGTAAAGTTTCTAAACTTCAACTTTTTTAATGTTAGAATTTTCTGCACAACTTcaaattgtttgaaattttgaacATAGACTCAAAAATAAAACTAGGTAACAATGATTTAATGTAAAAAACAACGATAAAAACACGAATTCAAGCAAAAAATTTTGGGactaattttgttttttgataTACGTTGTTTAATACAGGATAATTTTGTAAACTCTACGAATgatttagtatttaaaaaaaaattaatgatgtagccgaaattaaaaatgattttgtgaAAAATTGAAGACTTTGAAAATCGAAAGTTGTTTATCTTCTTGGTGTTGTTAAGTAAAAAAAGGCATGGTCAATGATGAGTCTTTtctttaataacaataatatagaTGAATCAAATTTTTAACGAATGACATAAACAAATTTTTTCTAAGAGTTTGATGAtatatttgagtctttttttattgttattttacatttcacgctatttaagaaattaattaccattatattttattttttgttctcttgaaattaatttttcaatacataaatatgaattattgatttttattaattaaatgaaccAATGAACATGAATTAATCATCTAATTTTCAAGaatgaaataggaaaaataataatattatttatttatagattttatgaaatgagaaactaattatattttgatttctaaattaGACAAATAAAATGATAGTCTATTTTTGATATAGTAATCGAAGAGAGTAATACTCTCTCTATATGTGAGTTGTTAATTATTTATAAGGCTATgtgatttgttattttatttttggaaaaattagtaaattagtcaaaataaataacatatttagtaaaaatatccatactttataaatattagcaataatgtcaaaaatgtcattattttaaaaaatttatgtgtctcaattttcttcctattttatctctcttttcaattaattctatatattcttttttttataaaaaaaatcattctctctcatatttatcttttcaaattgttaatctCTCACATTCAAgtagcaaatatttttttgccatatattttggttgttttttaatccaaaattgaatcaacaagaatccctttgattaaggtatctctaatctttatcctattttcagatttcttttctaattttatttttgtttaaatcttaaaaaatattgtttgtatttttcaatttccgttatgTTTACTCTCCAATGGCTGAATTCAAAaggcttactagaggtattcatcttaatcaaccaatttctggtgacttttcatcctttaatttatttattatttaacaaatagtgtatgatgtatgatccgctgctaaaatgagggaagaaagagggtaagaacatttgcaagactcattggtgtgcaaaaccttcctcaaattcagaacgcaaatgtaaaatctttgtctactcgtgaggatcttgaaaaagacgacgaagatcggatagttgtcgaacaattttctattagtttattttgtatttatagttcttttttataatttggtatgctttctttaatttatattcaaatcactatgtatactatcaatatttatatttattaaaaatttcatgttgcatggtttatgaatcttgtatttgtccctaatttgtattcatccaaatgtatgtcaactagttatgtattttatctataagaagaacaactttctattagtttatttgtattcgaatgaatacgacttagaaaaggaaacaagattttgaaaagaaaaataaatacatagtgaaaatatatacgaatacaaatgtatttcttaaatagctacattttatttgacatacatattggaatgaatacaacttagaaaaggaaacaagattttgaaaagaaaaataaatacatagtgaaaatatatacgaatacaaatgtatttcttaaatagctacattttatttgacatacatattggaaaTAATACAAACTAACAAATgtatgtcaactgaatttgatatttttttctaatttgtatttattctaaaggtatgtcaacaagttatgtgttttatttaagaatgagtacaccaaatattcaattatttcttttcaattttatatttcattcactttttcatcatactaattttttgtattttatatattattatacaaaattctaaataaaaactagaataaatagaaatacaaaagaaatacatattgaaatgaatacatacaagatttttgaagaaaaaaataactatataaggaaaaaatatatgaaaatacaaatatatttcttaaatgactatatagataaattcggcatacctattgaaatgaatacaaactaataaaaaactataataaatataaatagaatatattgtggaatgaatataattttaaaaagttaaaattctggagagaaaaaaaacaaaatttatatttaatttgaaaatgtaactgatgaaaaaattaaggatgcttgcctttttttgaaatattccccccttaattttctcctttttgttattaaataattatattctttaaataaaaataaataataaaaatatacataacaaactaaaatgacatttttactaaatattaaaattgttgctaatgagtcctcttaaatgctaaaatattgactttttaaaaaatttccctttatttttttacgtaatttgcgaataatatatgaattaaagGGAAGGCTAAGTTGTTAAGCAATGGGCTCGTATTGGACATCTGTTGAAAATTTGGGCCATCTAAAGGGTTAAGTAGCCTAGGCCCATTTAGGAAATTTCATTTGAGGTGCTTCGTGTTGAAGTGCACGTGCTTTATGAATTATTTCAAGTATTTTCCAATTGGGATTAAAAAGAttgattttttgtatatatcatTGTATATTATACGAGAAATTCGAATAAATTCTACTAGTTTAGGAGCTAATTACTTAGATACACTCTAGTATGCAATATTACATATCTTACCAGATTTTGGTGTCTCCGGATACATCCATATACATGTATCTCGAATACGTAATACATAATACGTATTCAAAATACATGAGATCAAACTTAGGTGTAATTTGTTTTAGATATATTGTATCCAAGTGGATTCACATGTATCTTCTAGAATATGTAGCAAATCTCACTCGTCTCTCTCCATCTATTTTGCCACTCTCTCATGTATTTTGGATACATATGCCCATCTCGATAACCTCTCTCtccctatttttttatatctggtaacaaaaatatatgtatctaagTGTAAGATACGTAAGAAACTCTTTATTCGTGATAAgaaagataatattttaaaaatatatataatagtgaaatatgtctaattatattatatattatatatcatgaAGCATATGTATTCAAATCCTGATCCATGTTATATGCTTAAAAGTTTTCTGCATGAATTTTGCAAGCGTATAACTTGATTAAAAAAAGCTATCGAATTGTTAAGGTAATTTTGAGGAAAGAAgatgtttgatttattttcaagatgaaaaaaaagagagaggaaTTATGTATTTCCTAACCTAAAAAAAGAGAGGAATTATGTATTTCCTAACCTAGCAGCAAGATTTTTTATACGATATTAAATGGAGAATCAAATTTTCaccaacaaaattaaaattagatagTTAATTAATTGTGGTATCAAGATTTTTACGAATGACAGAATCAAGAACGGATCAACAAATTTAAGAGCCCGTTTataaatcatgaattttgaaatcaaattgacgtgaagttgaaattttgttagaatatgtaatttgtatttctttattacaattttattcttaaacATGAAAACCCACTAGACatgaaaactatatatatatatataaatctctGCATATTATATAATCTTATTTGGGCATCTCCAACCCAAACactaaattttacattaaattttgTGTCATCATCAAATTTGGTGTAATCAATTTCAAATCAATGCcctaaattttatacaaaaaaaataaatcgtttctttattattatattattattatttatttcataaaataaattctttctaaaacattcaccatatataattcatattatttatttttataatcatttaatataaaattattgtgtaccataattttttaaattatataaattgctagcaaatattatacataataatgaataatataaattaaaatgaaatcattaatgaaatacaattaaataaaaatcacataattaaaaaaattattttaaattttacattaataTTCAACTTTCAAGATCACTAGGGTGCTCTTATAAATGTTCTATCAATGCATTACGTATTTCAAAATGAAATATAGAACTttgaaatttaaagaaagaaaataaaattatactaatGAATGTAGATTGTATTAGTGATTCAAATGTTCGTAAATTTGTTTGACAAGAACAAAGTCgaataatggaaaaaaaaagtcaaccatttcaGTAGCCGcaaccacaacaacaataatttttGATCACATAcagttcatttattttaataagtatTGATGAATTTAAAAAGAATCTATCAAATTATCAAGTTCTTACTGCAAATTTTTTAAGCTATTATGTTTTGTTGTACCTTTTAAAATTACtatgtatttcaattttgatgTATGTCAATTACTACTTTGTTGTGTTTATTATTTTCGGTTATTTTCAagtacattttattatttatttaaaaatttatatgtttgcaGTTCTAATTTTGGTGAAAGttaattatagtttatataatttaaagtagaattaacatattttaaaaaaaagtcatatagaaaaattaatttataaaaaaaaaattatatctaaaattaatattgtaaaaatactacataaaaataattaaatattcaagagatttaattaaaacacaatttatgttgtttaattaaaagtttgtataatgaaataatattacaaTATTCAAAAAGTGAATTGATTGATGAATAGTATTAAACCAAATTTAATGtgaaaattaatatgaattggaGCTCAAAACaccaaattttatattaaatatagaattGGTGTAATATTCAATGTTGGATTAAAGATGATCTCAAATGAATAAAcactttattaaaaaatcacatgtcttcatattcattttttaaacaaatactTGCggttacaaaattcaaaaatacaaaaaaaagattaaaaaatttcacattaatataaaatattgtatatgacataaataatcttttttttacattgagcgtgcgttttttttttttttcctttttaaggaGTATCTAGAATTTGAAACCgaaatgatcaaataatattattccCTTACTCTCCTCCTATTATTGCTTAGCATATCACAAATATTGCACGTGTTTTGGTGTTTGGCTGATAGAGTTAGCACATTccacataaaataattattactccGTTATATTTGGTCCCCACACTAAAGAACTTTTGAGGCATTTCCAGATATTCTTCCAATTTTGTAGGATTACTCCCTTAGCTTTCTATTAATGTCATATAAACCCCAATTTTAAGGTTTATGGACAAACTATTCACTTACAAATTTGGAAAGGGAAGAGAGAATCTATAAGAAAAAGACAGTATAtccttttcataaaataattttatttccttATGAATTATGTTTCATTAGAACGATAAGtgacaaaaaattgaaagaaaaatgagAATGAATCTTGACATATTATAAATAGCATTTTGTACCAATTATTTGCCAGGTGCTTCTCTTTTATACatctttatttataatttgttttagttaaatattattttttaatttaaatttttatttgacgacaaaataaagaaaagttcaccacattttatatattcatagTTTAAGACTATAAactttacaaaaattataaattttgtgtcAAGTCGAAATAAGATGAATATATTTAAATGAAGATAAGTGAAAAAATATCATCTATTTTCTTGAAAcatcaaatcaaaatgaaagaGAGATATGTGTTGAGGTCGAAAAGTCGCTATCATTTTAAGTTTAAGGGTTTGTTTGGTTGTTGGGATGATATTGAAGCAAGACGGGTACGGAATGGATAGGTTGAGTTTAAATTGTAAAAAGATTAATTCGcctcatataataatttttttaaattttcaaccTTCTCCACTCTGTCATATAGATCCTCCCCACataaagtttttattatttttcctttttaatctagtttgatattaaaaaataaaattcataaaaataaatttattttgcgACCATTTTATGTACATTACGAAAAAGGTAAAGGAGCTTTGTGTCACAAAGGAAAAACTTATAGGATTAATCCGTAATGTAAAAGAGCAAGGGGAGTGGGTGGCAGTGGGGGGTGGAGGGTGTAATGATAAATAATTGCAAAATGACAGTGTTGAAAATGTGACggagaaagagagagaacaGAATCTCAacttcttttctctctctctaccgGAATTCAAATCGGAAAATCAGACAAATGGCCGACGAACCTGCGTTGACTCGATGGACCTTTCCGGTAAATTTCAAATGCACTtgactttttgaattttcagtTTTGATGTTAATGTTTTTGACTGATCTCTTTACtctattgattttgattttgattttgattttcgaGTGACAGTTAGATCAAAGGAAGAGACTCTGTGGCGTTAGTTTGAgatttttattaagattaatTTGTTTCAGTTTCAGCTTTACTTTGAGTTTGAGTTCTACTTACCGCATTTTGTTCGTTTTCCTCTGCcttttgctgatttttttttgtgcTGAACATTGTATGGAGTGATGGTTGAGAGTATAAAATGAAGAGGTTTTTTGTGGTTTGGTgacttgattttttatttgtagtcgaaaaaatttatgaatttcgaTTGAGGCATTTTCATCACTCTGCAATCTTATTTGAAGTGAAGTTGACAAAGAGTGCACCTAcaacaatttataataaatttcagTTGAAAAtaatatgcaaaaatatatttaaactagGTGCGGATATTTCCCTCTCTTGTAAGTATACTATGGTATAATCTACCCTGATCCTACAGTTGAATATCTGTTGACTTTTGCCCTCTCGGATAACACAACCAACAGCATCATGTAACTCAAATAACTCCGGATTAGTTGAATAGTTCAAAAACATCACCAGTAGAACATCTTCCTTCAATgtaaaatttctcttttttgagTGGTATTAAATTGTAGACGTTAGaatgttttttctttgtctCAACTCTTTCTTTCGCTACACTAACCTCAAAACACAATATAATACTATGCATCCACTTTTTATTGCACACACAATACAAGGAAGAAAATGGATAATTATTTGAGGATTAGTGGAGCAATTAGTAGGAGCTAATGAGGAGAATATGCCATTATGGATACATAAGTTAGAAAGAATTAGGTCACCACTTTCTTTAGTTTATGCCCACTACTTATCATGCatttaagatttttaatttCTGATTGatttttagtcaaaattttatttggacatgcaatttgaatatttgagtttgtattttttcatataaatatgaaaacgacgtaattattattattattttttttgtaaatatagaTTTCAAATCCTACTTTGTGGTGAAGTCTCCCAAACCAAACGTCTATTTAGTTTAGGAAATATCTGTCAAGAAAGATTGCTCTGACAAATGGTTGATATCACCCAATTGATTTTATACCTTTTTGTTATGATCTTTTGAAGAGAGATGCACACAGAAAGGatgaaaaatatgaatgaaaaattgTCTCAATTTCATTTATCATagggttttatatatatatctacataaCATAGTAATGCACTTTTTGTACAACAAAAGTATTAGACTATCATTACAACTTAGAAActgaatatttttgtaaattaaatatCAGATTCTTCCTGCAACTAAACAACTAATGATTCTAGAAAAATTGCAGTAGTAACAGATGCATCAGCCAACACTTTTTGGCCTTTATTATCATGTTTCTTATTGTTTTCCAGAAAGTGTGGAAGGGAACTGAGATGTAGTTCTTAAACAAGGAATTATGTCTTCTTTTTAATTAGTGACTGAATGTTCAAATTAATAGTTTTAGATATGACATTTTGTGATTATACAGGTCTTGATTTGAGAAGTTGCTTTATATCACAATATAGTTATGGTCTTCAAAGAAGTGTGGAAATTATAAGAAACTAGCTGCAACGCGATAAGTTGTtattgaagttgaaaaagagGAAACTTGTTTTGTTTGTGCTAAAATTTAAAGAGAGAACATAAAGTATGTGATTGTCCTAGAGTAGATTCTACTTGTTTTGTTTGTGCTAAAATTTAAAGAGAGAACATAAAGTATGTGATTGTCCTAGAGTAGATTCTTTCATGTATAGATAATTGTAACTTTGTGCTAGTGTCCAAGGAAAATTCGAATAGATGAGGAGAATACTTTTCTGATTAGTCGGATTGTTCTTATCCTCGCCGTAAGTCATAATATTGTCTTCCAAAGAATTTCAAACTGATCAGAGAAGAAGACACACAATCATTAGTTAGTGGTTTTAGTTGATTGAAGTTCTACAAATAATTAAAGGAAATTAAGATAGAGGCGAACAGAGTAAACATGAATAGTTTGTTAaaccttgttgttgttgttgttcacaTGAGTTGcaaatttttgaatgaattatAAGTTGGATGTGCCTCttgatgaaatgaataaattaaatcgGGGTTAGGGACATTTAGCGTTTCTATGCAACACTTGTTTTTGGTGTCCatatttaggattttttttttttttatgatattaagtTTGGGAGGAGGAAGGTTCCTGCACGAGATGCAACTGACAATGGTGATTCTGTGCAAAATGGAAATTCTTCAACTATGAATGGAAATGGATCTGTGCGGAACACTGCAGAATTATCCATTTTCGAGCAGTATAATCAGGTATTTTGGTTATGAAGAATAAGATCATCATAAATCCTAATTGACAATCTGACACACTTAATCTTTATTCCTGATTTAGGCTAATGGAGTTCAGTCTGCCGGAGTGGATGGAAAACCGTATGACACAAACCTGATGAccttaaactttgttttttgTTACTCAgagatatttcatatatataaggACTTTCAACTGCCAAAGCTTTACTACCTCTTCCTGAAGAAGTTCACTTAATTTAAATGATTCATTTTTCAGGGAAAAATCTCTACTTCCTCCTTTCGAGTCTGCAGAAATGCGCACTTTAGCAGAAAGCTTAACCAGGTAGTGTTGACAAAATGATCTGAACTCTGTGGGCTATTGCTGCTTACTGGACCTGGTTTCTATCTCCCTCACAGTCATTTTTTATGATTGGAAACTAATTTTGCTAAATTTTTGTCTGTTTTACATTTCCAGGGATATTCTTCGTGGTAATCCAGATGTTAAGTGGGAGAGCATTAAAGGATTAGAGACTGCCAAGCGTCTACTAAAAGAAGCAGTTGTCATGCCTATTAAATATCCAAAGTAGGTTTTGTAAACACTACTTGGTTTGGTGTTGTTTGTCTTACAAGTTGAATAGAGAGGTTATAATCTATATATTGTTGTGCCACCAAGTTTCGTACCGTGAGCCAGCCACTGGCCTTCGGTTGTTTCtctgttaaaaaataaaatccctTGTATCCTTGTGGTGCAAGctaaagaacaaaataattagTGTCACATTCAATCCAATAATGTCTTCTGACGTTCTACTTGTAATTTTTCATCGACTTCATCTTTTTGAGTGAACATGATATTTGgagttcatatttttatttataatcatGGCGTACGGGACAACTAATGCACACCCTGATTAATTCCATGGGATACCTGCTATCTCCCACTAACATAGGTACCTGACGGGTAACTCTATCCATCAAGGCTTGGACAGAGGAGAATAAATCACCTAATGTTTTGTGTCTGCTATGAATTTGGGAATTGAACTTAAGGCCTTATGGTTCTCAACCAACTGTATCGACCACTAAGTCAAACCCTTGGGTGCGATATGTAGAATCTTTATAACTGAACCAGTATGcctttttctctcttcttctaggTATTTTAAAGGTCTTTTAACTCCTTGGAAAGGTATCCTCCTTTTTGGCCCTCCTGGAACAGGAAAGGTGTGTAATCTTCCTTTTTACTCTGCAAAAGGTTCTTTTTAATCACATTATGTATCCTTAACTATGTGTCATTAATTTCCTTCTGTTGGTACTTTAGTGATAATGTGTCCAGTTTCATATTCATgttatagcaaaaaaaaaaaattgaacacaGTTGTTAGCAAATGGCGAAGGCCAACTATAATATCTATTTATCTTGTGTAACTTTTATTCTGTTAATTTGTAGACCATGCTTGCGAAGGCAGTTGCAACTGAATGCAATACCACATTTTTCAATATCTCAGCATCATCAGTTGTTAGCAAATGGCGTGGTATGTTTTCCCTCTGCAATATACTATAATGGTCTTTCGTATTTATCAGCTTGAGTGTTTTCATTTGGCAAATCTACGAAGATTACGGGTTGACGTGTATATTCACTCAACCATCTTTTAAAAGAGGACAGTAACGCCAAGCTTGAATGGTATTAAAAGAGACTGTGGAAGGACTGTTATCGCCGTTCTATTAATTGATATTCAATGATGTTAGTCAACCAAAAGTAAATACcatccaatttcaaattaactAACACATTCTAGCTTGGTTTGTGCACTGATGGTCATGCTCAAATGTTCACTGTTGTTTCAGCTTGATCTATTTCTTTCCCTGTAAAGCTTTACTATATTTTTCGTACAATTTAATGGAATGATGTAATATTGTGACTTCACATGATTCATGAAATTTTTAGAACAAAGTAAGCAACACAAACGAGAATTATTATGCATTATTTGCTGTGGACGTAGTTGTATTTGTTTACTTCGAGGTCCAAACAGTTCTTTTATGTGTTGTCAACTTTGACAGAAGCTCTAGGCCCTAATGTGGCTGACTTAATAAGAAATCTGTATGTTAGGCGAGGGGTTTGTGGGGTTCAGTTCAGATTTCTGCACACATCAGAAGTAATAATTTCTGTCTTTGGTTATCAACGTCtgccttttttttattttatctttttctgtTGCAATGctaaaaaaagtttttagaaTGCCAAACATCTAACTCAAACAAGATCGTTCCAGTGTATCTCATCAGCTTCTAGATGAATAAAGTATTAGACACCTCCTGTTGACAAAAGTTCTTCAGGTTTCATGTTGTTTACAATTTAAAAGTTTCTTGTGTATACAGGTGATTCtgaaaaattgataaaagtGTTATTCGAGCTCGCTAGGCATCATGCTCCTTCAACCATCTTTCTCGATGAAATTGATGCCATTATCAGTCAACGCGGGGAAGCGCGCAGTGAGCATGAATCTAGTAGGCGTTTAAAAACAGAACTGCTCATACAGGTGAAGCTTGATATTAGGAAGTGCATGGATGACATGTGATTAGTTATGCTTTGCACTTAATAAGTCAAAAGCCCACCTTCATTTCTCAAACAATAATAAGCTTGTTATAGTAGCTGAACCTTCTTGTGGAATTAGCAAATTTGGAATTTCAGCTGGTTACCCTTCTGAACTAGTAAGCTTAAAAATAGTAATCCGGATTATTTTATCTTTGATATTGCTGTTACTCTAGAAAGTTCTCAAGCTGATTTTGCCGTGCTCTATCAAATTTGAATTATGTGTTGTTACACAGTCGATGAGAAGTAAATAGACTGAGTAGGGTAACCGTTGGGACTTAAACAGAGGAAAGTCACTGACACTTGAGAGGATAGGAAACTTGATGCCGTTAAGTAAAAACTAACTGTTTTGACTCATCTTTTGGACTTAGCTAATAATCATGCTGGATCAGGACAAATTTTtctaaacaaaattataatatagatAAAAGTAAGCCATAAACTTGTACAATATACTTTATGTCAGCTCTTGCTTTTTTCTTCCTGTTACAAAATATGTAATTGTTGAAATACACTGCAGATGGACGGTTTGAATCGGACAGATGAACTTGTCTTTGTTCTTGCTGCAACAAATCTTCCCTGGGAACTGGATGCAGCAATGCTCCGACGTCTTGAGAAGCGGGTAAGCTTTCGTGTGGGCTTGAAACATACTTTTCGTGATAATAAGACTATTTACGCGAAAGAAATGAATTAGAggaagtatattttatttttcagttaCTTTTTGCTTCACACTGTTCccatttctttattattatatccGTAAATTATGTCAAACATTTAATTGTTTAAGTGGATAGTTACAACCTGTTTTGAAGTCAATAAATATTGATCCAGATAGTAAAGTACGGGTTTGAGACTTTAGCTTAGAGTTCCATGGGCTGATTCCCATAAATGCTTGCCCTTTGCATGTCTGGTGGTTGTTAAATGATCTTTCATGTTTTAGTTGAATTATTACACTCTGGATCCTTATAGTAATTTTCCTctagtttttgtttttaaaaggATGGGAGTGGCTGGGTGGgtaaactttttatttcatgCTTACCATCGCTTAATGCGAGTAATACAAGACTTGGCTGAAAAAAGATGAGGATGCAGTCAGACTTAGTGTGGTCTTATTCACTAGTAGATACCTCACCTGAGGTCGTAAATCGAGCTTGTAACTATTTCACTCACTTTTTGACTGTAATTGTAGATCCTTGTGCCCCTTCCGGAGGCAGAAGCAAGGTGCGGGATGTTTGAGGATTTACTACCATCCCTTCCTGAAGAGGCGCCACTTCCATATGATTTATTGGTAGAAAAGACAGAAGGCTTTTCCGGTTCTGAT harbors:
- the LOC101249324 gene encoding uncharacterized protein encodes the protein MADEPALTRWTFPFGRRKVPARDATDNGDSVQNGNSSTMNGNGSVRNTAELSIFEQYNQANGVQSAGVDGKPEKSLLPPFESAEMRTLAESLTRDILRGNPDVKWESIKGLETAKRLLKEAVVMPIKYPKYFKGLLTPWKGILLFGPPGTGKTMLAKAVATECNTTFFNISASSVVSKWRGDSEKLIKVLFELARHHAPSTIFLDEIDAIISQRGEARSEHESSRRLKTELLIQMDGLNRTDELVFVLAATNLPWELDAAMLRRLEKRILVPLPEAEARCGMFEDLLPSLPEEAPLPYDLLVEKTEGFSGSDIRLLCKEAAMQPLRRLMAELDKREELVPEDELPNVGPITVTDIEVALKNTRPSAHLHAPRYDKFNSDYGSHALQ